The Candidatus Sulfotelmatobacter sp. genomic interval CAGCGCCAGCCGATCCCGCTAGTGCGGTGGTGGCAACAGGATGGGTTGGGGCAGAATGGGGGCGAGAAGCGACCCGCTGGCGACATGCAGGGTCAGTCCCTGCACGTCCTGCACCATCACCAATCTTCGGAGCATGACCGAAGGCTTGACGATCTCCGAGGCGCTGCCTAACCTCCCCAGCGCCTCGTTTCATTCCATCCGCCCTCGCCCCGAAGGAGTGGGTTCCCCGTGAGCAGCGTTCTCGACGGTCTCGAGTACCACGAGACGGTGCTGAGCCTCGTTGGGCGCACGCCCCTGGTCCGCATTCGCAAGCTCGCGGCAGACTGTCCGGCGCCGGTGCTCGCCAAGCTCGAATACTTCAATCCCGGCGGGAGCGTGAAGGACCGGATTGGCCTGGCGATGGTGGAGGCGGCGGTGCGCGAGGGGCGACTCCTGCCCGGCGGCACGATCGTCGAGTGCACGTCGGGAAACACCGGGCTTGGCCTCGCGATGGTGGCGGCGGTGCTCGGATATCGCGCCGTGTTCTGCATGCCGGACAAGGTGTCGAGCGAAAAGGTCAACCTGCTCAAGGCGTTCGGCGCCGAGGTGCTCCTGAGCCCGACCGCGGTGGCGCCAGATTCTCCCGAGTCCTACTACTCGGTCGCGAAGCGAGTGGCGGCCGAGCGCACCGGCGCCTGCCTCATGAACCAGTACTACAATCCCGCCAACCCCCTTGCGCACTACCAGTCGACGGGTCCCGAGATCTGGGAGCAGACCCGTGGCCGCGTCACGCACTTCGTGGCGGGAATGGGAACGGGCGGCACGATCTCGGGCACCGGCAGGTACCTGAAAGAAAAGAACGCCGGTGTGCAGGTGGTGGGCGCCGATCCGGTGGGGTCGATCCTCAGGCACTACAAGGAGACCGGCAAGATCACTGAGGCCCACCCCTACAAGATCGAGGGGGTCGGCGAGGACTTCATTCCCGGCGCGACCGACTTCAAGGTCGTGGATCGAATCCTCTCGTGCAGCGACCGCGACGGCCTGAACACCGCGCGCCGGCTGGCGCGGGAGGAGGCGATCTTCGTCGGCGGTTCCTCGGGCATGGCGGCCTGGGTCGCCTTCCAGGTCGCGCGCGCGCTGACACCCAACGATCTGGTGGTGGTGCTGCTCCCCGACACCGGTGAGCGCTACCTGACCAAGGTCCACAGCGACGAGTGGATGCGCGACAACCACCTGCTCGATCCCGAGATCACGCGGGTTCACGAGGTGCTCGGGACCAAGGGACGGAAGCTGCCGAGGCTGCTCTCGGTGGAAGCCGACGAGCCGGTGCGGCGCGCGCTCCAGCTGGTCGAGCAGCACGACATCACCCAGATTCCGGTGTTTCGAAAGGGGCAGCTGGTGGGCACGGTATTCGACAACGAGCTGCTGAAACGTGTCCTCGAGAACTCGCAGGTGCTCGATCAGCAGGTGGCAACGCTGATGGGCGAGCCGCTACCGGTGGTGGACGCCGGCGAGCCGGTCAGCCACGTGACCAACCTGCTCACCTCGCGTACGCCGGCGGTGCTGATTCGCGAGGACGGCCATGTCAAAGGCATTCTGACCCGCTTCGACATGCTCCAGTTCATCGCGGGGAACGAGTAATGGGCGGCGAACGCTCGCTGTCGCCCAATGCCGGCATCGGCACCCGCGCGATTCACGCCGGCCAGGAACCCGATCCGACCACCGGCGCGGTGACGGTGCCGATCTACCAGACCTCGACCTACGCTCAGGAAGCGCTGGGCAAGAACAAGGGCTTCGAATACGCGCGCGG includes:
- a CDS encoding cystathionine beta-synthase, with protein sequence MSSVLDGLEYHETVLSLVGRTPLVRIRKLAADCPAPVLAKLEYFNPGGSVKDRIGLAMVEAAVREGRLLPGGTIVECTSGNTGLGLAMVAAVLGYRAVFCMPDKVSSEKVNLLKAFGAEVLLSPTAVAPDSPESYYSVAKRVAAERTGACLMNQYYNPANPLAHYQSTGPEIWEQTRGRVTHFVAGMGTGGTISGTGRYLKEKNAGVQVVGADPVGSILRHYKETGKITEAHPYKIEGVGEDFIPGATDFKVVDRILSCSDRDGLNTARRLAREEAIFVGGSSGMAAWVAFQVARALTPNDLVVVLLPDTGERYLTKVHSDEWMRDNHLLDPEITRVHEVLGTKGRKLPRLLSVEADEPVRRALQLVEQHDITQIPVFRKGQLVGTVFDNELLKRVLENSQVLDQQVATLMGEPLPVVDAGEPVSHVTNLLTSRTPAVLIREDGHVKGILTRFDMLQFIAGNE